CTTGATGCCGTTTTCCTTGAGGCCCTTCGTGACGTTGTCCGCGATCGCGCCGACGTGCCGGTTGGCCCGGCCGGTGGTGACGATCATGTAGTCGGAATACGCCGATTTGCCGCGAAGGTCGATGGTGACCGTCTCTTCCGCCTTCATATCCTCGAGGCGGGAGAGGATCAGGCTCAGCGTCTTGTCGGCGTCGGGTTGCGCCTTCAAGGCCGCAGCTTTGGTCGATGTTTTACGCGTCGGTTTCGCTACCTTGGGTAAAACAGACTTGGACAATACAGACGTGGCCAGGGACCATTCCTTTCACTGTATCGCGAACGCCGAATCCGACGCTCATCGGTTACACTACATCATGTGGGGTTAAGGGTTTCAATATGCCAGAGAGCCTAGGTCCGCACACTCCCTCCCAACTGTGTCTCACTTCGTACCTTTCCAGCTTCCGTCCGGGTTCCGCAGCCCGGTTGAGGAGAGGTTCAGTTTCAACCCTGTGAGGAAGACCCAGGCCGGCGCCGGCCGATCCGCGAGCGATGCTGCTTCCGCTTCAGGCACGCGGTAGCGCGAGAGCGCCTGGGCGGCGGGCGAGGCCAGGGCGCGGAAGCTCTGCGGCGGTCGATCGATGACTGCCATCGGCACCTGGGCGGCGATACGCCGCCAGTCCTGCCAACGATGGAATTGAGCGAGGTTGTCGGCGCCCATAATCCAGACAAAGCGCAAGCCGCTGAGGCGGCGGCGCAAGGTGTTGATCGTGTCGATAGTGTAGCGCGTACGGATGACGGATTCGAGACAGCTCACCTCGATCCGGGGATCACTCGCGACGTCGCGCGCCGCCTGCATGCGCGCGCCGAGTTCATGCAGCGTTCCGTTCTCCTTCAGCGGATTGCCCGGCGTCACCAGCCACCAGACGCGATCGAGCTGCAGGCGCCGCAGCGCGAACCGGCTGATGGCGCGATGCGCCTGATGCGGCGGATTGAACGAGCCGCCGAGCAGGCCGATGCGCATGCCCTGCGTGTAGGGCGGGATCGCTTGCGCCAGGAAACGCGGCAGGACGAATTTGTTGCTCAATGCCCGCGCCTCGCGACGTTACGGCCGCGTCTGCCCGGTGCCGTGGACCCGATATTTGAAGCTCGTCAACTGCTCGGCGCCGACCGGGCCGCGGGCGTGAAAGCGGCCGGTGGCGATGCCGATCTCGGCGCCGAAGCCGAACTCGCCGCCATCGGCAAACTGCGTCGAGGCGTTGTGCAGCACGATCGCGGAATCGACCTCGCTCAAAAATTTCTTCGCGGCGGCCTCATCCTGGCTCACGATCGCATCGGTGTGATGCGAGCCGTGGTTCTGGATGTGCGCGATCGCGCCGTCGACGCCGTCGACCACTTTCGCCGCGATGATCGCGTCGAGATATTCGGTGTCCCAATCGTCATCGCTCGCAGGTTTTACGCGCGCATCAATCTTTTGCACGGCATCGTCGCCGCGCACTTCGCAGCCGGCGTCGATCAGCATTTCCACCAGCGGCTTCAGGCTCTTTGCGGCGGCCGCGCGGTCGACCAGCAGCGTCTCGGCCGCGCCGCAGACGCCGGTGCGCCGCATCTTGGCGTTGAGCACGATCGACTTCGCCATGGCGAGGTCGGCGCCGGCATCGACGTAGACGTGGTTGACGCCTTCGAGATGCGCGAACACCGGCACGCGCGCTTCCGCTTCGACGCGAGCGACCAGGCTTTTTCCCCCGCGCGGCACGATCACGTCGATCGCGCCGTTCAGTCCGGACAGCATCATGCCGACCGCCGCGCGATCTCGCGTTGGCACCAGCGTGATCGCGGCATCCGGCAGGCCTGCTTCGCGCAGGCCCTGCACCATGCATTCGTGGATCGCGCGGCAGGAGCGGAAGCTGTCGGAGCCGCCGCGCAGGATCACGGCATTGCCCGCCTTCAGGCACAGCACACCGGCATCAGCGGCGACGTTGGGCCGGCTCTCGAAGATCACGCCGACGACGCCGAGCGGCACGCGCACACGCTCGATGGTCATGCCGTTCGGCCGTTGCCAGCTTTCGGTGACGACGCCGATCGGATCGGCGATGCCGCGCACGGTGGCGATGCCGTCGGCCATGCCATCGACGCGCGATTGCGTCAGCGTCAGGCGGTCGATGAAAGAGGAGGTCATGTTGCCGGACGCGCGGGCCTCCGCGACGTCCTCGGCATTGGCCGCGAGAATGGCCGCTGCGTTGTTGCGGATCGCCCGCTCCATGGCTTCCAGCGCCCGGTTCTTCCGCTCCGGCGGCGCCAGCGCCAGCACGCGCGCGGCCGCGCGGGCTTTGGCGGCGAGATCGGACATCAGCGCCTGGAGATCGGCATTGCCGTCGACGGCTTTGAGGGGGGCGGCCATTGGGGTCAACCTTCTGCTAAGGGCGTGTCCTAGCACGGAAATCCCGCGGCTGCGAAGGGCGGGGAGGGTATGGCTGGTCTCCCTCGTGCGGGCCGGCCAGGTCATTGGCCCGGTCCTCGGCCTCGACCCGGCTCCCTGCGTCGCCTTGCGGCGCCATTCCGGGGCGGTGCGCCAGCACCGAACCCCAATGCGCAATTGCGCATTGTGGAATCTCGAGATTCCCCGAAGCGCAATTGCGCTCGGAGGTCTTGTCCTTCGGACCCTGCCGGAATGACGGAGCTACGGGCTACCCGCCCACCACGAGGTCGTCGCGGTGGATCATCTCGGAGCGCCCGCTGATGCCCAGGATGGCCATCACGTCGGGCGAGGAGCGGCCCTTGATCCGCTCGGCATCTTCGGCGTCGTAGGCGATCAGGCCGCGGCCGACCTCGCTGGCGTCGGGGCCGCGCACGATCACGGCATCGCCGCGGGCGAACTGGCCCTCGACCCTGATCACGCCGGCCGGCAGCAGGCTGGCGCCGGCGCGCAGCGCCGCGACCGCACCCGCGTCGATCGTCAGCGTGCCCTTCGGCTCCAGCGAGCCCGCGATCCAGCGCTTTCGCGAGGTGATGGGGTTGGCGGGGGTCAGGAACCAGGTGCAGCGGCCGCCATCGGCGATCACCTGCAGCGGATGCTCGACCTTGCCCGAGGCGATCAGCATATGGGTGCCGCCGGTGGTGGCGATCTTGGCCGCCTCGACCTTGGTGCGCATGCCGCCACGCGACAATTCCGACTCGGCGTCACCCGCCACCGCCTCGATCTCCGATGAGATGCTCTCGACCACGGGAATGAGCTTTGCGTTCGGATTGTTCTTCGGCGGGGCGTCGTAGAGGCCGTCGATGTCGGAGAGCAGCACCAGGAGGTCGGCGCTCGCCATGGTGGCGACACGCGCGGCGAGGCGATCATTGTCGCCGTAGCGGATCTCGTTGGTGGCGACCGTGTCGTTCTCGTTGATCACCGGGATCGCGCGCCAATCCAGGAGCTTGCCGATCGTGGAGCGTGCATTGAGATAGCGCCGGCGCTCCTCGGTGTCCTGCAGCGTCACCAAAATCTGGCCGGCGCCGATGCCGTGCGCGCCGAGCACCTCCGACCAGATGCGGGCGAGCGCGATCTGGCCGACGGCGGCTGCCGCCTGGCTC
The DNA window shown above is from Bradyrhizobium sp. CB1650 and carries:
- the rsfS gene encoding ribosome silencing factor encodes the protein MKAQPDADKTLSLILSRLEDMKAEETVTIDLRGKSAYSDYMIVTTGRANRHVGAIADNVTKGLKENGIKNIHVEGLPNCDWVLIDSGDVIVHVFRPEVREFYNLERLYTQGPGAAKAI
- a CDS encoding nicotinate-nucleotide adenylyltransferase, which gives rise to MSNKFVLPRFLAQAIPPYTQGMRIGLLGGSFNPPHQAHRAISRFALRRLQLDRVWWLVTPGNPLKENGTLHELGARMQAARDVASDPRIEVSCLESVIRTRYTIDTINTLRRRLSGLRFVWIMGADNLAQFHRWQDWRRIAAQVPMAVIDRPPQSFRALASPAAQALSRYRVPEAEAASLADRPAPAWVFLTGLKLNLSSTGLRNPDGSWKGTK
- a CDS encoding glutamate-5-semialdehyde dehydrogenase yields the protein MAAPLKAVDGNADLQALMSDLAAKARAAARVLALAPPERKNRALEAMERAIRNNAAAILAANAEDVAEARASGNMTSSFIDRLTLTQSRVDGMADGIATVRGIADPIGVVTESWQRPNGMTIERVRVPLGVVGVIFESRPNVAADAGVLCLKAGNAVILRGGSDSFRSCRAIHECMVQGLREAGLPDAAITLVPTRDRAAVGMMLSGLNGAIDVIVPRGGKSLVARVEAEARVPVFAHLEGVNHVYVDAGADLAMAKSIVLNAKMRRTGVCGAAETLLVDRAAAAKSLKPLVEMLIDAGCEVRGDDAVQKIDARVKPASDDDWDTEYLDAIIAAKVVDGVDGAIAHIQNHGSHHTDAIVSQDEAAAKKFLSEVDSAIVLHNASTQFADGGEFGFGAEIGIATGRFHARGPVGAEQLTSFKYRVHGTGQTRP
- the proB gene encoding glutamate 5-kinase, producing MASPQLSQFRRIVVKVGSALLVDSDRGEVRASWLAALADDMAKLHHEGRDVLVVSSGSIALGRSRLKLPRGPLKLEESQAAAAVGQIALARIWSEVLGAHGIGAGQILVTLQDTEERRRYLNARSTIGKLLDWRAIPVINENDTVATNEIRYGDNDRLAARVATMASADLLVLLSDIDGLYDAPPKNNPNAKLIPVVESISSEIEAVAGDAESELSRGGMRTKVEAAKIATTGGTHMLIASGKVEHPLQVIADGGRCTWFLTPANPITSRKRWIAGSLEPKGTLTIDAGAVAALRAGASLLPAGVIRVEGQFARGDAVIVRGPDASEVGRGLIAYDAEDAERIKGRSSPDVMAILGISGRSEMIHRDDLVVGG